From Pelmatolapia mariae isolate MD_Pm_ZW linkage group LG1, Pm_UMD_F_2, whole genome shotgun sequence, one genomic window encodes:
- the LOC134630898 gene encoding trans-1,2-dihydrobenzene-1,2-diol dehydrogenase-like, with protein MATRWGLCGAGKISHDFSVAMKTLPPGDHQIAVIASRSIDRAKDFARKHGIPKVYGSYEELANDTEIDIVYLGVLHTEHWRVGMLFLKAGKNVLCEKPFAMNSREVKDLVATAKKNHVFLMEAIWSRCFPVYAEVRRLLAEEAVGDVKLVKAYFGSPQLDIPRSVQKELGGGALLDIGVYCLQFVLMVFNGERPESIQATGVLLDSGVDESVVVTMKFSRKRMALCAFSIAARLPNDAVIAGTKGSIKVLGPMHCPTKLVVNDKETEYPLPEPCLPLNFTNSTGLRYEAEEVRQCLLKGLKESPRMPLADSVLLTEIMDEIRKQVGVVFSQDSQ; from the exons ATGGCAACTCGATGGGGACTCTGTGGAGCTGGAAAGATCAGCCATGACTTCAGTGTGGCCATGAAGACTCTGCCTCCTGGAGATCATCAG ATTGCAGTCATTGCATCGAGGAGTATTGACCGTGCCAAAGATTTTGCCCGGAAGCATGGTATTCCTAAGGTTTACGGCAGCTATGAGGAGCTGGCCAATGACACAGAAATTG ACATTGTATATCTGGGAGTGCTGCATACAGAACACTGGAGAGTTGGCATGCTATTTCTCAAGGCTGGGAAAAATGTGCTGTGTGAAAAACCCTTTGCTATGAACTCCAGAGAGGTGAAAGACCTCGTTGCCACAGCCAAGAAAAATCATGTCTTCCTGATGGAG GCCATCTGGTCCCGCTGTTTCCCTGTGTATGCTGAGGTGCGCAGGCTGCTGGCAGAGGAGGCAGTTGGGGATGTGAAGCTGGTAAAAGCCTACTTTGGCTCCCCTCAGCTCGACATTCCCCGATCAGTGCAGAAGGAGCTGGGTGGAGGAGCTCTGCTGGATATCGGAGTGTACTGCCTGCAGTTTGTGTTGATGGTGTTCAATGGTGAAAGGCCAGAGTCCATCCAAGCCACAGGGGTGCTGCTTGACTCAG GAGTGGATGAATCAGTGGTTGTGACGATGAAATTCTCCAGGAAGAGGATGGCCTTGTGTGCCTTTTCAATTGCAGCCCGACTTCCAAATGATGCTGTCATTGCGGGCACTAAGGGTTCCATTAAA GTTCTTGGCCCCATGCACTGCCCCACCAAACTGGTGGTGAATGACAAGGAAACAGAGTACCCTCTGCCTGAGCCGTGTCTCCCTCTGAATTTTACCAACAGCACCGGGCTGCGCTATGAGGCAGAAGAAGTGAGGCAGTGCCTGCTTAAAG GACTTAAGGAGAGCCCACGGATGCCTCTGGCAGATTCTGTCTTGCTGACGGAGATCATGGATGAAATCAGGAAACAAGTGGGAGTTGTCTTCAGCCAAGACAGCCAGTGA
- the LOC134620120 gene encoding trans-1,2-dihydrobenzene-1,2-diol dehydrogenase-like translates to MATRWGLCGAGKISHDFSVAIKTLPPGDHRIAVIASRSIDRAKDFAQKHCIPKAYGSYEELANDPEINIVYLGVLHTEHWRVGMLFLKAGKNVLCEKPFAMNSREVKDLVATAKKNNVFLMEAIWSRCFPVYAEVRRLLAEEAVGDVKLVKAYFGSPRLKVPRSEQKELGGGALLDIGVYCLQFVLMVFNGERPESIQATGVLLDSGVDESVVVTMKFSRKRMALCAFSIAARLPNDAVIAGTKGSIKVLGPMHCPTKLVVNDKETEYPLPEPCLPLNFTNSTGLRYEAEEVRQCLLKGLKESPRMPLADSVLLTEIMDEIRKQVGVVFSQDSQ, encoded by the exons ATGGCAACTCGATGGGGACTCTGTGGAGCTGGAAAGATCAGCCATGATTTTAGTGTGGCCATTAAGACTCTGCCTCCGGGAGATCATCGG ATTGCTGTCATTGCATCGAGGAGTATTGACCGTGCCAAAGATTTTGCCCAGAAACATTGTATTCCTAAGGCCTATGGCAGCTATGAGGAGCTGGCCAACGACCCAGAAATTA ACATTGTATATCTGGGAGTGCTGCATACAGAACACTGGAGAGTTGGCATGCTATTCCTCAAGGCTGGGAAAAATGTGCTGTGTGAAAAACCCTTTGCTATGAACTCCAGAGAGGTGAAAGACCTCGTTGCCACagccaagaaaaacaatgtCTTCCTGATGGAG GCCATCTGGTCCCGCTGTTTCCCTGTGTATGCTGAGGTGCGCAGGCTGCTGGCAGAGGAGGCGGTTGGGGACGTGAAGCTGGTAAAAGCCTACTTTGGCTCCCCTCGGCTCAAAGTGCCTCGCTCAGAGCAGAAGGAGCTGGGTGGAGGAGCTCTGCTGGATATCGGAGTGTACTGCCTGCAGTTTGTGTTGATGGTGTTCAATGGTGAAAGGCCAGAGTCCATCCAAGCCACAGGGGTGCTGCTTGACTCAG GAGTGGATGAATCAGTGGTTGTGACGATGAAATTCTCCAGGAAGAGGATGGCCTTGTGTGCCTTTTCAATTGCAGCCCGACTTCCAAATGATGCTGTCATTGCGGGCACTAAGGGTTCCATTAAA GTTCTTGGCCCCATGCACTGCCCCACCAAACTGGTGGTGAATGACAAGGAAACAGAGTACCCTCTGCCTGAGCCATGTCTCCCTCTGAATTTTACCAACAGCACCGGGCTGCGCTATGAGGCAGAAGAAGTGAGGCAGTGCCTGCTTAAAG GACTTAAGGAGAGCCCACGGATGCCTCTGGCAGATTCTGTCTTGCTGACGGAGATCATGGATGAAATCAGGAAACAAGTAGGAGTTGTCTTTAGCCAAGACAGCCAGTGA